A single genomic interval of Electrophorus electricus isolate fEleEle1 chromosome 2, fEleEle1.pri, whole genome shotgun sequence harbors:
- the twf1a gene encoding twinfilin-1a: MSHQTGIQASRQVKDVFANARNGDYRVLKIVIEDEELVLGDTKQASRSWEEDYNSLILPLLENNLPCYVLYRLDSTNSMGHEWVFIAWSPDHSPVRHKMLYAATRATLKKEFGGGHIKDEIFGTVKDDVSLSGYKRYITSQSAPLPLTAAEEELRQIKLSEVQTDIGVDTKQQTLQGVAFPLHGDAMEALQKFKDRKLSYVQLKIDFEKERIMLSNTDPAEIRDLPKRIPKDAARYHFFLYKHSHEGDHLESIVFIYSMPGYSCSIKERMLYSSCKNPLLDMLESKLQMDIEKKIEIDNGDELTADYLYNEVHPKQHAHRQAFAKPKGPAGRRGDRRITRQPGDGDEADD; the protein is encoded by the exons ATGTCCCATCAAACGGGAATTCAAG CTTCTAGGCAGGTAAAAGATGTCTTTGCCAATGCCAGGAATGGAGATTATAGAGTTCTGAAGATTGTGATTGAAGATG AAGAGCTAGTACTGGGTGACACCAAGCAGGCATCTCGGAGCTGGGAGGAAGATTATAATTCCCTTATCCTTCCTCTCCTGGAGAACAACTTGCCATGCTATGTTTTATATAGGCTGGATTCCACCAACAGTATGGGACATGAGTGGGTGTTCATCGCTTGGTCGCCAGACCACTCTCCT GTGCGCCACAAAATGCTTTATGCTGCTACCAGGGCAACTCTGAAGAAAGAGTTTGGGGGTGGCCATATTAAAGATGAAATTTTTGGCACTGTGAAG GATGATGTTTCTCTCAGTGGTTACAAGAGATACATCACTTCCCAGTCTGCACCTCTCCCCCTTACTGCAGCTGAAGAGGAGCTCCGACAAATCAAGCTGAGCGag GTTCAGACTGACATTGGCGTGGATACTAAGCAGCAGACCCTGCAGGGTGTAGCTTTCCCTTTGCATGGGGATGCCATGGAGGCACTGCAGAAGTTTAAGGACAGAAAACTCAGCTATGTGCAACTG aaaattGATTTTGAAAAGGAACGCATCATGTTGTCAAACACTGACCCGGCAGAAATAAGAGATTTGCCCAAGAGGATTCCTAAAGATGCTGCCCGCTACCACTTTTTCCTCTATAAACATTCGCATGAGGGAGACCACCTGGAATCTATAG TGTTTATATACTCGATGCCGGGCTACAGCTGCAGTATTAAAGAGAGGATGCTTTACTCCAGCTGTAAGAATCCTCTCCTCGACATGCTGGAAAGCAAACTGCAGATGGATATTGAGAAAAAG aTTGAAATTGATAATGGCGATGAGTTGACCGCTGACTACCTGTATAATGAGGTCCACCCCAAACAGCATGCACACCGGCAGGCCTTCGCAAAGCCCAAAGGTCCCGCTGGAAGGAGAGGGGACCGCAGGATCACTCGCCAGCCCGGTGACGGCGACGAAGCGGACGATTAA